From Solanum lycopersicum chromosome 8, SLM_r2.1, the proteins below share one genomic window:
- the LOC101265946 gene encoding uncharacterized protein has protein sequence MCKGFQPNEKDRLKIKGFYLHLSPTETVSPDSLTLHYLPRISESPLEINDSKIRSNSPGFVTLYRVVSADNVTTKGVIYGSRDRVKASEGVKFEIFMADVKLIKGIFMKDLHNWRIDCKCALLENDDLKVKGAEVCVAVEGRTAAPPEVITEKVEMTVRSRRRSCFQKLEEIPEQREVENDESTCCCSECEGEEDDSDDTDTAEGVGWAVDVGIWVMCLGVGVGYLVSRASSKSLRRRRRFL, from the coding sequence ATGTGTAAAGGATTTCAACCAAACGAGAAAGATCGCCTGAAAATCAAAGGCTTTTATCTCCATTTATCACCGACTGAAACCGTCTCACCGGATTCTCTAACTCTGCATTATCTCCCTAGAATTAGTGAGAGTCCATTAGAGATTAATGATTCCAAAATCCGATCCAATTCCCCCGGTTTCGTTACGCTTTACCGGGTAGTATCAGCTGACAATGTAACAACGAAAGGTGTTATTTACGGAAGCAGGGACAGAGTTAAAGCCAGTGAAGgagtaaaatttgaaatattcatGGCTGATGTAAAGCTCATAAAAGGTATTTTCATGAAAGATCTACACAACTGGAGAATCGATTGCAAGTGCGCTTTGTTGGAAAACGACGATTTAAAAGTGAAAGGAGCAGAGGTGTGTGTGGCGGTGGAAGGACGCACCGCCGCGCCGCCGGAAGTGATTACTGAGAAGGTGGAGATGACGGTGAGATCACGGCGGAGGAGCTGTTTTCAGAAGCTGGAGGAGATTCCTGAACAAAGAGAAGTTGAAAATGACGAGTCTACTTGTTGCTGCTCGGAGTGTGAAGGTGAAGAAGACGATTCGGACGACACCGATACGGCGGAGGGAGTTGGGTGGGCAGTAGATGTAGGGATATGGGTGATGTGCCTTGGGGTGGGGGTGGGCTATTTGGTCTCTAGAGCTTCTTCAAAGAGCttaaggaggaggaggagattCCTATAA
- the LOC101266247 gene encoding uncharacterized protein isoform X3, giving the protein MGGGGPRNYSANPNDYKLLEEVGYGASATVYRAIYLPYNEVIAVKCLDLDRCNSNLDDIRREAQTMSLIDHPNVIKSFCSFVVENYLWVVMPFMAEGSCLHLMKIAYPDGFEESAICSMLKETLKALEYLHRHGHIHRDVKAGNILLDTNGAVKLGDFGVSACMFDSGDRQRSRNTFVGTPCWMAPEVLQPGTGYDFKADIWSFGITALELAHGHAPFSKYPPMKVLLMTIQNAPPGLDYDRDKKFSKSFKEMVAMCLVKDQTKRPTAEKLLKHSFFKYAKPPELSVKKLFADLPPLWNRVKALQLKDAAQLALKRMPSSEQEALSQSEYQRGVSAWNFDLEDLKLQASLVQDDDEIQEIKEEDDTIKAYMNYKEKSVALQYAGKSTPRKDSIASEQESIGEVPVAEYEIKKGKDLESSTPDSDHWEKNGLKKNASKTELPPLTSDRDVLPAKSRTQTPKARQSQSGPLMAGAVLSHSASERVRSSERSEIENQQPGDKAHPVRRAPSFSGPLMLPNRASGNSLSAPIKSSGGFKDSLDDKSKPNLVQIKGRFSVTSENVDLVKDIPLCTVPRRSSQGSPLRKSASVGEWLVESKQMPPSQPPKELGVNNVPASVLMPHLQNLFQQTSIQQDLIVNLLSSLQLSEAGDSSQNGKLSPLQRPESNGIVEAAVSEREKLLLVKISELQARMINLTDELTAEKLKYWQLQQRLNAMSSCGEDGDRRELES; this is encoded by the exons ATGGGCGGCGGCGGTCCCAGAAATTATTCGGCGAATCCAAATGATTACAAGCTTCTCGAAGAAGTCGGTTATGGAGCGAGTGCAACAGTTTATAGAGCGATCTATCTTCCTTACAATGAAGTTATCGCAGTCAAGTGCTTGGATCTCGATCGCTGTAACAGCAATCTG GATGACATACGCAGGGAAGCTCAAACTATGAGTTTGATAGACCATCCTAATGTAATAAAGTCATTCTGTTCATTTGTTGTTGAGAACTACCTATGGGTGGTAATGCCCTTCATGGCTGAGGGCTCTTGTCTACATCTCATGAAAATAGCATATCCAGATGGATTCGAAGAATCTGCTATTTGTTCTATGTTGAAGGAAACTCTCAAGGCGTTGGAATATCTCCATCGACATGGGCACATACATCGAGATGTGAAG GCTGGGAATATATTACTGGACACTAATGGGGCAGTAAAGCTGGGCGATTTTGGTGTTTCCGCATGCATGTTTGACAGTGGTGATAGACAGCGGTCTAGGAATACCTTTGTAGGAACTCCGTGCTG GATGGCACCAGAAGTTCTGCAGCCTGGAACTGGATATGATTTTAA GGCTGACATTTGGTCATTTGGAATAACTGCCCTGGAATTGGCTCATGGTCATGCACCATTTTCAAAGTACCCTCCAATGAAG GTACTTCTGATGACAATACAGAATGCCCCTCCTGGACTTGATTATGACAGAGACAAAAAATTCTCTAAG TCATTCAAGGAAATGGTTGCGATGTGTTTGGTGAAAGATCAAACTAAAAGGCCAACTGCTGAGAAGTTGTTGAAgcattcatttttcaaatatgctAAGCCCCCAGAGCTTTCTGTAAAAAAACTCTTTGCTGACCTGCCACCACTTTGGAATCGAGTTAAAGCTCTACAG CTTAAAGATGCTGCCCAACTAGCTTTGAAGAGAATGCCTTCTTCCGAGCAGGAAGCATTATCACAG AGTGAGTACCAACGGGGAGTTAGCGCCTGGAACTTTGATTTGGAGGATTTAAAGCTTCAGGCTTCACTG GTACAGGACGATGATGAAATACAAGAAATTAAGGAAGAAGATGATACCATCAAAGCTTATATGAACTACAAG GAGAAATCTGTTGCCCTACAATATGCTGGAAAATCAACCCCTAGAAAAGATTCTATTGCcag TGAGCAAGAAAGTATTGGTGAAGTGCCAGTAGCTGAATACGAGATCAAGAAGGGAAAAGATTTGGAGAGCAGTACACCAGATTCTGATCATTGGGAGAAAAATGGACTGAAGAAGAATGCATCAAAAACAGAGTTGCCACCCCTAACCTCAGACAGGGATGTCTTACCAGCCAAGAGTAGAACTCAAACACCAAAAGCTCGTCAAAGTCAGAGTGGACCACTTATGGCTGGCGCTGTACTTAGTCACTCGGCATCAGAAAGAGTTCGAAGCTCCGAAAG AAGTGAGATTGAAAACCAACAACCAGGAGATAAAGCTCATCCAGTGCGAAGAGCACCCAGCTTTAGTGGGCCTTTAATGCTTCCAAATCGAGCTTCAGGAAATAGTTTATCAGCTCCGATTAAATCATCTGGGG gATTCAAAGATTCCTTGGATGACAAGTCGAAGCCGAACTTGGTCCAAATAAAAGGCCGTTTCTCTGTAACATCAGAAAATGTAGATCTTGTAAAG GATATTCCATTATGTACAGTTCCTCGACGATCTTCTCAA GGATCACCACTTAGGAAGTCTGCTAGTGTTGGAGAATGGCTGGTCGAATCTAAACAAATG CCACCCAGTCAACCGCCCAAGGAACTTGGCGTTAATAATGTTCCTGCTTCAGTTCTCATGCCTCACTTACAAAATCTCTTTCAACAGACGTCAATTCAACAG GATCTCATTGTAAATCTATTGAGTAGCTTGCAACTATCTGAGGCAGGAGATT CTTCTCAAAATGGGAAGTTATCTCCCTTACAGCGCCCAGAGAGCAATGGAATT GTTGAAGCAGCTGTTTCTGAGAGGGAGAAGCTATTATTAGTCAAAATATCTGAGCTTCAGGCTA
- the LOC101266247 gene encoding uncharacterized protein isoform X4, which translates to MGGGGPRNYSANPNDYKLLEEVGYGASATVYRAIYLPYNEVIAVKCLDLDRCNSNLDDIRREAQTMSLIDHPNVIKSFCSFVVENYLWVVMPFMAEGSCLHLMKIAYPDGFEESAICSMLKETLKALEYLHRHGHIHRDVKAGNILLDTNGAVKLGDFGVSACMFDSGDRQRSRNTFVGTPCWMAPEVLQPGTGYDFKADIWSFGITALELAHGHAPFSKYPPMKVLLMTIQNAPPGLDYDRDKKFSKSFKEMVAMCLVKDQTKRPTAEKLLKHSFFKYAKPPELSVKKLFADLPPLWNRVKALQLKDAAQLALKRMPSSEQEALSQSEYQRGVSAWNFDLEDLKLQASLVQDDDEIQEIKEEDDTIKAYMNYKEKSVALQYAGKSTPRKDSIASEQESIGEVPVAEYEIKKGKDLESSTPDSDHWEKNGLKKNASKTELPPLTSDRDVLPAKSRTQTPKARQSQSGPLMAGAVLSHSASERVRSSERSEIENQQPGDKAHPVRRAPSFSGPLMLPNRASGNSLSAPIKSSGGFKDSLDDKSKPNLVQIKGRFSVTSENVDLVKGSPLRKSASVGEWLVESKQMPPSQPPKELGVNNVPASVLMPHLQNLFQQTSIQQDLIVNLLSSLQLSEAGDSSQNGKLSPLQRPESNGIVEAAVSEREKLLLVKISELQARMINLTDELTAEKLKYWQLQQRLNAMSSCGEDGDRRELES; encoded by the exons ATGGGCGGCGGCGGTCCCAGAAATTATTCGGCGAATCCAAATGATTACAAGCTTCTCGAAGAAGTCGGTTATGGAGCGAGTGCAACAGTTTATAGAGCGATCTATCTTCCTTACAATGAAGTTATCGCAGTCAAGTGCTTGGATCTCGATCGCTGTAACAGCAATCTG GATGACATACGCAGGGAAGCTCAAACTATGAGTTTGATAGACCATCCTAATGTAATAAAGTCATTCTGTTCATTTGTTGTTGAGAACTACCTATGGGTGGTAATGCCCTTCATGGCTGAGGGCTCTTGTCTACATCTCATGAAAATAGCATATCCAGATGGATTCGAAGAATCTGCTATTTGTTCTATGTTGAAGGAAACTCTCAAGGCGTTGGAATATCTCCATCGACATGGGCACATACATCGAGATGTGAAG GCTGGGAATATATTACTGGACACTAATGGGGCAGTAAAGCTGGGCGATTTTGGTGTTTCCGCATGCATGTTTGACAGTGGTGATAGACAGCGGTCTAGGAATACCTTTGTAGGAACTCCGTGCTG GATGGCACCAGAAGTTCTGCAGCCTGGAACTGGATATGATTTTAA GGCTGACATTTGGTCATTTGGAATAACTGCCCTGGAATTGGCTCATGGTCATGCACCATTTTCAAAGTACCCTCCAATGAAG GTACTTCTGATGACAATACAGAATGCCCCTCCTGGACTTGATTATGACAGAGACAAAAAATTCTCTAAG TCATTCAAGGAAATGGTTGCGATGTGTTTGGTGAAAGATCAAACTAAAAGGCCAACTGCTGAGAAGTTGTTGAAgcattcatttttcaaatatgctAAGCCCCCAGAGCTTTCTGTAAAAAAACTCTTTGCTGACCTGCCACCACTTTGGAATCGAGTTAAAGCTCTACAG CTTAAAGATGCTGCCCAACTAGCTTTGAAGAGAATGCCTTCTTCCGAGCAGGAAGCATTATCACAG AGTGAGTACCAACGGGGAGTTAGCGCCTGGAACTTTGATTTGGAGGATTTAAAGCTTCAGGCTTCACTG GTACAGGACGATGATGAAATACAAGAAATTAAGGAAGAAGATGATACCATCAAAGCTTATATGAACTACAAG GAGAAATCTGTTGCCCTACAATATGCTGGAAAATCAACCCCTAGAAAAGATTCTATTGCcag TGAGCAAGAAAGTATTGGTGAAGTGCCAGTAGCTGAATACGAGATCAAGAAGGGAAAAGATTTGGAGAGCAGTACACCAGATTCTGATCATTGGGAGAAAAATGGACTGAAGAAGAATGCATCAAAAACAGAGTTGCCACCCCTAACCTCAGACAGGGATGTCTTACCAGCCAAGAGTAGAACTCAAACACCAAAAGCTCGTCAAAGTCAGAGTGGACCACTTATGGCTGGCGCTGTACTTAGTCACTCGGCATCAGAAAGAGTTCGAAGCTCCGAAAG AAGTGAGATTGAAAACCAACAACCAGGAGATAAAGCTCATCCAGTGCGAAGAGCACCCAGCTTTAGTGGGCCTTTAATGCTTCCAAATCGAGCTTCAGGAAATAGTTTATCAGCTCCGATTAAATCATCTGGGG gATTCAAAGATTCCTTGGATGACAAGTCGAAGCCGAACTTGGTCCAAATAAAAGGCCGTTTCTCTGTAACATCAGAAAATGTAGATCTTGTAAAG GGATCACCACTTAGGAAGTCTGCTAGTGTTGGAGAATGGCTGGTCGAATCTAAACAAATG CCACCCAGTCAACCGCCCAAGGAACTTGGCGTTAATAATGTTCCTGCTTCAGTTCTCATGCCTCACTTACAAAATCTCTTTCAACAGACGTCAATTCAACAG GATCTCATTGTAAATCTATTGAGTAGCTTGCAACTATCTGAGGCAGGAGATT CTTCTCAAAATGGGAAGTTATCTCCCTTACAGCGCCCAGAGAGCAATGGAATT GTTGAAGCAGCTGTTTCTGAGAGGGAGAAGCTATTATTAGTCAAAATATCTGAGCTTCAGGCTA
- the LOC101266247 gene encoding uncharacterized protein isoform X2 has translation MGGGGPRNYSANPNDYKLLEEVGYGASATVYRAIYLPYNEVIAVKCLDLDRCNSNLDDIRREAQTMSLIDHPNVIKSFCSFVVENYLWVVMPFMAEGSCLHLMKIAYPDGFEESAICSMLKETLKALEYLHRHGHIHRDVKAGNILLDTNGAVKLGDFGVSACMFDSGDRQRSRNTFVGTPCWMAPEVLQPGTGYDFKADIWSFGITALELAHGHAPFSKYPPMKVLLMTIQNAPPGLDYDRDKKFSKSFKEMVAMCLVKDQTKRPTAEKLLKHSFFKYAKPPELSVKKLFADLPPLWNRVKALQLKDAAQLALKRMPSSEQEALSQSEYQRGVSAWNFDLEDLKLQASLVQDDDEIQEIKEEDDTIKAYMNYKEKSVALQYAGKSTPRKDSIASEQESIGEVPVAEYEIKKGKDLESSTPDSDHWEKNGLKKNASKTELPPLTSDRDVLPAKSRTQTPKARQSQSGPLMAGAVLSHSASERVRSSERSEIENQQPGDKAHPVRRAPSFSGPLMLPNRASGNSLSAPIKSSGGINAFKTSSFFAIVLMMIFICSGFKDSLDDKSKPNLVQIKGRFSVTSENVDLVKGSPLRKSASVGEWLVESKQMPPSQPPKELGVNNVPASVLMPHLQNLFQQTSIQQDLIVNLLSSLQLSEAGDSSQNGKLSPLQRPESNGIVEAAVSEREKLLLVKISELQARMINLTDELTAEKLKYWQLQQRLNAMSSCGEDGDRRELES, from the exons ATGGGCGGCGGCGGTCCCAGAAATTATTCGGCGAATCCAAATGATTACAAGCTTCTCGAAGAAGTCGGTTATGGAGCGAGTGCAACAGTTTATAGAGCGATCTATCTTCCTTACAATGAAGTTATCGCAGTCAAGTGCTTGGATCTCGATCGCTGTAACAGCAATCTG GATGACATACGCAGGGAAGCTCAAACTATGAGTTTGATAGACCATCCTAATGTAATAAAGTCATTCTGTTCATTTGTTGTTGAGAACTACCTATGGGTGGTAATGCCCTTCATGGCTGAGGGCTCTTGTCTACATCTCATGAAAATAGCATATCCAGATGGATTCGAAGAATCTGCTATTTGTTCTATGTTGAAGGAAACTCTCAAGGCGTTGGAATATCTCCATCGACATGGGCACATACATCGAGATGTGAAG GCTGGGAATATATTACTGGACACTAATGGGGCAGTAAAGCTGGGCGATTTTGGTGTTTCCGCATGCATGTTTGACAGTGGTGATAGACAGCGGTCTAGGAATACCTTTGTAGGAACTCCGTGCTG GATGGCACCAGAAGTTCTGCAGCCTGGAACTGGATATGATTTTAA GGCTGACATTTGGTCATTTGGAATAACTGCCCTGGAATTGGCTCATGGTCATGCACCATTTTCAAAGTACCCTCCAATGAAG GTACTTCTGATGACAATACAGAATGCCCCTCCTGGACTTGATTATGACAGAGACAAAAAATTCTCTAAG TCATTCAAGGAAATGGTTGCGATGTGTTTGGTGAAAGATCAAACTAAAAGGCCAACTGCTGAGAAGTTGTTGAAgcattcatttttcaaatatgctAAGCCCCCAGAGCTTTCTGTAAAAAAACTCTTTGCTGACCTGCCACCACTTTGGAATCGAGTTAAAGCTCTACAG CTTAAAGATGCTGCCCAACTAGCTTTGAAGAGAATGCCTTCTTCCGAGCAGGAAGCATTATCACAG AGTGAGTACCAACGGGGAGTTAGCGCCTGGAACTTTGATTTGGAGGATTTAAAGCTTCAGGCTTCACTG GTACAGGACGATGATGAAATACAAGAAATTAAGGAAGAAGATGATACCATCAAAGCTTATATGAACTACAAG GAGAAATCTGTTGCCCTACAATATGCTGGAAAATCAACCCCTAGAAAAGATTCTATTGCcag TGAGCAAGAAAGTATTGGTGAAGTGCCAGTAGCTGAATACGAGATCAAGAAGGGAAAAGATTTGGAGAGCAGTACACCAGATTCTGATCATTGGGAGAAAAATGGACTGAAGAAGAATGCATCAAAAACAGAGTTGCCACCCCTAACCTCAGACAGGGATGTCTTACCAGCCAAGAGTAGAACTCAAACACCAAAAGCTCGTCAAAGTCAGAGTGGACCACTTATGGCTGGCGCTGTACTTAGTCACTCGGCATCAGAAAGAGTTCGAAGCTCCGAAAG AAGTGAGATTGAAAACCAACAACCAGGAGATAAAGCTCATCCAGTGCGAAGAGCACCCAGCTTTAGTGGGCCTTTAATGCTTCCAAATCGAGCTTCAGGAAATAGTTTATCAGCTCCGATTAAATCATCTGGGGGTATTAATGCTTTCAAGACAAGTTCATTTTTTGCTATTGTGT TaatgatgatttttatttgttcaggATTCAAAGATTCCTTGGATGACAAGTCGAAGCCGAACTTGGTCCAAATAAAAGGCCGTTTCTCTGTAACATCAGAAAATGTAGATCTTGTAAAG GGATCACCACTTAGGAAGTCTGCTAGTGTTGGAGAATGGCTGGTCGAATCTAAACAAATG CCACCCAGTCAACCGCCCAAGGAACTTGGCGTTAATAATGTTCCTGCTTCAGTTCTCATGCCTCACTTACAAAATCTCTTTCAACAGACGTCAATTCAACAG GATCTCATTGTAAATCTATTGAGTAGCTTGCAACTATCTGAGGCAGGAGATT CTTCTCAAAATGGGAAGTTATCTCCCTTACAGCGCCCAGAGAGCAATGGAATT GTTGAAGCAGCTGTTTCTGAGAGGGAGAAGCTATTATTAGTCAAAATATCTGAGCTTCAGGCTA
- the LOC101266247 gene encoding uncharacterized protein isoform X1 → MGGGGPRNYSANPNDYKLLEEVGYGASATVYRAIYLPYNEVIAVKCLDLDRCNSNLDDIRREAQTMSLIDHPNVIKSFCSFVVENYLWVVMPFMAEGSCLHLMKIAYPDGFEESAICSMLKETLKALEYLHRHGHIHRDVKAGNILLDTNGAVKLGDFGVSACMFDSGDRQRSRNTFVGTPCWMAPEVLQPGTGYDFKADIWSFGITALELAHGHAPFSKYPPMKVLLMTIQNAPPGLDYDRDKKFSKSFKEMVAMCLVKDQTKRPTAEKLLKHSFFKYAKPPELSVKKLFADLPPLWNRVKALQLKDAAQLALKRMPSSEQEALSQSEYQRGVSAWNFDLEDLKLQASLVQDDDEIQEIKEEDDTIKAYMNYKEKSVALQYAGKSTPRKDSIASEQESIGEVPVAEYEIKKGKDLESSTPDSDHWEKNGLKKNASKTELPPLTSDRDVLPAKSRTQTPKARQSQSGPLMAGAVLSHSASERVRSSERSEIENQQPGDKAHPVRRAPSFSGPLMLPNRASGNSLSAPIKSSGGINAFKTSSFFAIVLMMIFICSGFKDSLDDKSKPNLVQIKGRFSVTSENVDLVKDIPLCTVPRRSSQGSPLRKSASVGEWLVESKQMPPSQPPKELGVNNVPASVLMPHLQNLFQQTSIQQDLIVNLLSSLQLSEAGDSSQNGKLSPLQRPESNGIVEAAVSEREKLLLVKISELQARMINLTDELTAEKLKYWQLQQRLNAMSSCGEDGDRRELES, encoded by the exons ATGGGCGGCGGCGGTCCCAGAAATTATTCGGCGAATCCAAATGATTACAAGCTTCTCGAAGAAGTCGGTTATGGAGCGAGTGCAACAGTTTATAGAGCGATCTATCTTCCTTACAATGAAGTTATCGCAGTCAAGTGCTTGGATCTCGATCGCTGTAACAGCAATCTG GATGACATACGCAGGGAAGCTCAAACTATGAGTTTGATAGACCATCCTAATGTAATAAAGTCATTCTGTTCATTTGTTGTTGAGAACTACCTATGGGTGGTAATGCCCTTCATGGCTGAGGGCTCTTGTCTACATCTCATGAAAATAGCATATCCAGATGGATTCGAAGAATCTGCTATTTGTTCTATGTTGAAGGAAACTCTCAAGGCGTTGGAATATCTCCATCGACATGGGCACATACATCGAGATGTGAAG GCTGGGAATATATTACTGGACACTAATGGGGCAGTAAAGCTGGGCGATTTTGGTGTTTCCGCATGCATGTTTGACAGTGGTGATAGACAGCGGTCTAGGAATACCTTTGTAGGAACTCCGTGCTG GATGGCACCAGAAGTTCTGCAGCCTGGAACTGGATATGATTTTAA GGCTGACATTTGGTCATTTGGAATAACTGCCCTGGAATTGGCTCATGGTCATGCACCATTTTCAAAGTACCCTCCAATGAAG GTACTTCTGATGACAATACAGAATGCCCCTCCTGGACTTGATTATGACAGAGACAAAAAATTCTCTAAG TCATTCAAGGAAATGGTTGCGATGTGTTTGGTGAAAGATCAAACTAAAAGGCCAACTGCTGAGAAGTTGTTGAAgcattcatttttcaaatatgctAAGCCCCCAGAGCTTTCTGTAAAAAAACTCTTTGCTGACCTGCCACCACTTTGGAATCGAGTTAAAGCTCTACAG CTTAAAGATGCTGCCCAACTAGCTTTGAAGAGAATGCCTTCTTCCGAGCAGGAAGCATTATCACAG AGTGAGTACCAACGGGGAGTTAGCGCCTGGAACTTTGATTTGGAGGATTTAAAGCTTCAGGCTTCACTG GTACAGGACGATGATGAAATACAAGAAATTAAGGAAGAAGATGATACCATCAAAGCTTATATGAACTACAAG GAGAAATCTGTTGCCCTACAATATGCTGGAAAATCAACCCCTAGAAAAGATTCTATTGCcag TGAGCAAGAAAGTATTGGTGAAGTGCCAGTAGCTGAATACGAGATCAAGAAGGGAAAAGATTTGGAGAGCAGTACACCAGATTCTGATCATTGGGAGAAAAATGGACTGAAGAAGAATGCATCAAAAACAGAGTTGCCACCCCTAACCTCAGACAGGGATGTCTTACCAGCCAAGAGTAGAACTCAAACACCAAAAGCTCGTCAAAGTCAGAGTGGACCACTTATGGCTGGCGCTGTACTTAGTCACTCGGCATCAGAAAGAGTTCGAAGCTCCGAAAG AAGTGAGATTGAAAACCAACAACCAGGAGATAAAGCTCATCCAGTGCGAAGAGCACCCAGCTTTAGTGGGCCTTTAATGCTTCCAAATCGAGCTTCAGGAAATAGTTTATCAGCTCCGATTAAATCATCTGGGGGTATTAATGCTTTCAAGACAAGTTCATTTTTTGCTATTGTGT TaatgatgatttttatttgttcaggATTCAAAGATTCCTTGGATGACAAGTCGAAGCCGAACTTGGTCCAAATAAAAGGCCGTTTCTCTGTAACATCAGAAAATGTAGATCTTGTAAAG GATATTCCATTATGTACAGTTCCTCGACGATCTTCTCAA GGATCACCACTTAGGAAGTCTGCTAGTGTTGGAGAATGGCTGGTCGAATCTAAACAAATG CCACCCAGTCAACCGCCCAAGGAACTTGGCGTTAATAATGTTCCTGCTTCAGTTCTCATGCCTCACTTACAAAATCTCTTTCAACAGACGTCAATTCAACAG GATCTCATTGTAAATCTATTGAGTAGCTTGCAACTATCTGAGGCAGGAGATT CTTCTCAAAATGGGAAGTTATCTCCCTTACAGCGCCCAGAGAGCAATGGAATT GTTGAAGCAGCTGTTTCTGAGAGGGAGAAGCTATTATTAGTCAAAATATCTGAGCTTCAGGCTA